Sequence from the Rhodococcus jostii RHA1 genome:
ATCGACCTCCGCGTAGATGCAGGTGAGGTGCTCGCGATCATCGGGCCGAACGGCGCCGGCAAGACTACCTTCGTCAACGCCCTGTGTGGCCTGATCGGTGGCGGTGAACTTGTGGGGACAATGGAACTCGGTGGCCGGCCCCTGCACGGGGTGCGGGCGACGCGTCGACGCTCGCTCGGCCTCGGCCGGACGTTTCAGCACGCGGAGCTTTTCTCAGAGCTGACCGTTCTCGAAAATGTCAGTGTCGTCAACCGTTGGGGGCAACGCGCCGATCGCGACACAGCGTTGCAGGTCCTCGAGAGTGTCGGATTGGCCGACCACGTGCACCGACTCCCCGCAGAACTGCCGTTCGGGCTGCAGAAACGGGTCGATCTGGCCCGTGCGATCGCGGCGCTGGCCGACAACCCACGATTGATCGTGCTCGACGAACCGTTCGGTGGCCTCGACGCCGACGAACGTCACACCCTCGCCGACCACATCCGCCGGCTCTCGCATTCCGGTACCGCCGTGGTCATCATCGACCACGTCCTCGACGACCTGTTCTCCGTCGCAGATCGGGTGGTGGCCTTCGACTTCGGCGAGCTGATCGCCGATGGAACCCCGGACACGGTCCTGCAGAACCAACTGGTCCGCGACTCGTATCTGGGAAACATCGACACCACACTGATCGCACCCGACATCGATCGCACGGCGGCGCCGCTGATCTCCGTGCGGGGGATCGAGCACCACTACGAGGGCGTGCAGGCATTGTCCGGCATCGATCTCGACGTCCATGCAGGCGGAATCCTCGGCATCGTGGGTGCGAACGGCGCCGGCAAGAGCACGCTGGGGCGGATCCTGCACGGCGATCTGCAGTCGACCGGCGGCACCCGGACAGTCGATGGCACAGACGCACTGCGGCTCAGCCTGGTTCCCGAGGGGCGCGCCTTGTTCCGCACCCTGTCGGTGCGCGAGAACCTCGAGGTCGCGGCGTATGCCGCAGGAATCTCCGGCCGTACGCTGCGTACTCGGCTCGACGAGTTGCGGCAAGGGCTTCCCGAACGGGTCCGCACCCGCATGGACATACCGGCCGGCTCGCTGTCCGGCGGCGAACAACAGCTTGTCGCCATCGCCCGGGCGCTCATGGCCGATCCCGAAGTTCTGATCCTCGACGAACCCGCGCTGGGTCTGTCCCCGGCGATGGTCGACGAAGTGTATTCACAGGTGAACGGCCTGGCGCGCCGGGGCATTACGACCATCCTGCTGGACCAGTCGCTCGCGCGCGCGCTCGAAGCCTGCAGCGAGGTCATTGTTCTGCGTCAAGGTGAGGCCGTCGCGCGCGGCAACAGCAATACTCCGGGCTTCGGCCGCATCGCCGAGGCTGCCTACTTCGGTACAGACATCCCGGCAGCTGTCGGCGAGATCAATCGGTGAGTGCAGTGCACTCGATTCTGACGAAGGGACTACGGACGAACATGGACAGAACAGCAGGACAGGGAAGATTCGACGGGGCGGTGGCCCTGGTGACCGGAGGCGGATCGGGAATCGGAGCGGCCGTCGTCGCGCAACTCGTCGGTGAGGGAGCTGCCCGCGTCTACGTGGCCGATCTCGCGGTCGAGAAATTGCGCCGACGGTACGGTGACGATCCCACGACGATCGCACGAGGGGTCGACGTCTCGGACCCGGAGGCCGTCGATGCCGCCATGGCGGAGGTTCTCGACGCAGAGGGGCGGCTCGACGTCGTCGTCCACGCCGCCGGCGTGGACGATCCAGAATCCAAGAAGATCATCACGGAGGCTTCGGCCGCAGGCACACCGATCGACCTGACGGCGAACCTCACCGATGCGCAGTGGCGCCGAGTGATGTCGGTCAACCTGGATGGCACATT
This genomic interval carries:
- a CDS encoding ATP-binding cassette domain-containing protein, whose protein sequence is MVTKDGSAQRAGRSAQRLYSAAQLLGGPAAAILTIMVLSAGLVPGYQIYTVGLAAVYGLIVLSISLLAGWTGIWSIGHPAMVAVGAYVTAYGSSSGWGLAFTSVVAVALCAMLGGFLGFAGSRFSVLYVALLTLAFTLVTLEIIGAWKSVTGGDQGVPVDAFDTTLGELVPSSDAVTYLAVGVLGLAVAVSVFLRRTTIRMRMVAAKTHPLAGRSIGIAPELQSSLGFAISAGVAGLSGVLLALLSGFISPEGFSMVFAVNLIAATVLGGTGSVIGAVLGGAFLASAPTLASSLSIDQPYLIGGVLILTLLFLADGIVPTAGRLLRRFVPLTRALGRPTLSTSQPSLLDTAGSVPDTLADTAAVAVLKTEALGVRFGGLQAVHNIDLRVDAGEVLAIIGPNGAGKTTFVNALCGLIGGGELVGTMELGGRPLHGVRATRRRSLGLGRTFQHAELFSELTVLENVSVVNRWGQRADRDTALQVLESVGLADHVHRLPAELPFGLQKRVDLARAIAALADNPRLIVLDEPFGGLDADERHTLADHIRRLSHSGTAVVIIDHVLDDLFSVADRVVAFDFGELIADGTPDTVLQNQLVRDSYLGNIDTTLIAPDIDRTAAPLISVRGIEHHYEGVQALSGIDLDVHAGGILGIVGANGAGKSTLGRILHGDLQSTGGTRTVDGTDALRLSLVPEGRALFRTLSVRENLEVAAYAAGISGRTLRTRLDELRQGLPERVRTRMDIPAGSLSGGEQQLVAIARALMADPEVLILDEPALGLSPAMVDEVYSQVNGLARRGITTILLDQSLARALEACSEVIVLRQGEAVARGNSNTPGFGRIAEAAYFGTDIPAAVGEINR
- a CDS encoding SDR family NAD(P)-dependent oxidoreductase: MDRTAGQGRFDGAVALVTGGGSGIGAAVVAQLVGEGAARVYVADLAVEKLRRRYGDDPTTIARGVDVSDPEAVDAAMAEVLDAEGRLDVVVHAAGVDDPESKKIITEASAAGTPIDLTANLTDAQWRRVMSVNLDGTFHVVRAAVRAMKPKGGAIVVIGSSSAFDTLTGYPHYAASKAAVHAFCQAVAKEVVAFGIRLNLVAPGPTDTGMAARTPEELKVQWVNNTPVPYATPDEIADNVLFLASEQARNVVGAVLLSNRGRFTV